The Rufibacter sp. DG15C region TTCGCCAATGCCTACCAACACCACGTCTGTATCGGCCACGGGCAGGGTAGACAAGGCCTGTAAATCACTGGCGTCCAAACAAATAGTGTGGGTAACCCGGTCTTTGTACATCTCTACTTTGGCCATGTCTTTGTCCACGGCAATCACCTCATGCCCCATGTCTGTGAGTTTCATGGAGAGCGAAGACCCAAAATATCCTAAGCCAATGACTATGTAGCGCATACTAGTTCTTTATGTAATGATAATGGATTCTTTAGGGTACCGGTACCGCAAGGACTTCACTTTCCTGAACAAGCCTACCAACAAGGTGAGGGTTCCTACCCTGCCCAAAAACATGGTACAAATTAGCACCGCCTTGCTTGGAGTGCTTAGAATGGGCGTGATCCCCACAGACAAGCCTGCCGTGGCAAACCCAGAAAAACACTCAAAAGCCACTGCGGTCAATCCTAACTTAGGATCAAAGATGGTGACCAGAAAAACAGCCACACCAATGACCAGCAAGGACAGCAGCATGACCGCGAAAGCCTTATGAACAGACTCTTGGGCAATCTCTCTTCTAAACACTTCTACCCTATCTTTCCCCTTGGCCAGGTTGATGATGTTGAGCACGGCAATGGCAAACGTAGTGGTCTTAATGCCCCCACCCACCGACGCGGGCGACGCGCCAATCCACATCAAGAGCAGGTACAACAAAATGGTGGGCGCACCCAGAGCAGCCATGTTTACGGTATTAAACCCAGCCGTCCTGGGTGTTACCGCTCCAAAGAAAGCGCCTACCCATTTGCCCGTAAGGGAATGCTCTGCCAAGGTATTCTCCTTCTCCAGCATAAAAAAACCAACCGTACCCACCACCAACAGAACCAGAGTGGTAATGAAGACCAACAATGTGTTGATGTTCAGAATCCGGGCTTTGTGGTCCAGACTCCTCTTTTCCACCACCGTACTCATCAGCCTTTTAACATGGTACCTCAGAAATCTGGTAAAGTTAAAGACCACCGGGAAACCCAATCCGCCTAACACAATAAGACAAGCAAGCACCATCTGGAGCGAATAATTGTACCTGACCAGTGGGTCATACAGATTGAGCGTTAGCGTGGAGAAACCCGCATTACAAAAAGCAGACACCGAATGGAAAATAGAGAAACTCACGCGCTCTGGCAACACCGTGGGCGGAAGCTCTTTTAGGCACCAAAACAACAAAATGGCGCCTATGGCCTCTACGGTTAAAGTGAAGGCCACGATTTTAAAAAGGGTGCGCGTTATTTGACCCAGGTTATCCTCACTCAGCCAATCTTTCATAAACAGCGAGCTCTTGTAGGTTGAGCCCTGAAAGAAGATGCCAAAGAAACTAGCGAAGGTCATGATCCCCAGTCCGCCCACTTGAATCAACATCAACACAATCACCTTCCCTGAGGGGGTAAACACCGTAGCCGGGTCCACTGTCACCAATCCTGTCACGCACACGGCGCTGGTGGCCGTGAACAAGGCATCAATGAAGGTAATGCCTTTATAAGTGGATTGTGGCAACAGGAGCAACGCCGTACCAATGCCAATCAGGAAGACAAAACTTAAGACAAACAGTTGGGCCGGGTTAATGGTAGATTTATAGAAGAGCAACGTCTTCTTAGAAACCTCTACAAAAAATACATAGAAAATGATGCAGTACACCAAGTAGTCACTGTCAAAGAACCACAGTAGCGTATGGCTGCTGGTAACGGTGTTCTGCAAGAAGA contains the following coding sequences:
- a CDS encoding TrkH family potassium uptake protein, translated to MEPRKKAKKSLILTLNQLPWLASAIDAFLLYLSSFALLVFLYDVGFKHQSTGVQIILHYAYHAFFLVVLLSLALRTTLLLKNEIRRPSLIFEGILLLLMSLAVVARFFLQNTVTSSHTLLWFFDSDYLVYCIIFYVFFVEVSKKTLLFYKSTINPAQLFVLSFVFLIGIGTALLLLPQSTYKGITFIDALFTATSAVCVTGLVTVDPATVFTPSGKVIVLMLIQVGGLGIMTFASFFGIFFQGSTYKSSLFMKDWLSEDNLGQITRTLFKIVAFTLTVEAIGAILLFWCLKELPPTVLPERVSFSIFHSVSAFCNAGFSTLTLNLYDPLVRYNYSLQMVLACLIVLGGLGFPVVFNFTRFLRYHVKRLMSTVVEKRSLDHKARILNINTLLVFITTLVLLVVGTVGFFMLEKENTLAEHSLTGKWVGAFFGAVTPRTAGFNTVNMAALGAPTILLYLLLMWIGASPASVGGGIKTTTFAIAVLNIINLAKGKDRVEVFRREIAQESVHKAFAVMLLSLLVIGVAVFLVTIFDPKLGLTAVAFECFSGFATAGLSVGITPILSTPSKAVLICTMFLGRVGTLTLLVGLFRKVKSLRYRYPKESIIIT